From Haloglomus litoreum, the proteins below share one genomic window:
- a CDS encoding ABC transporter ATP-binding protein, with product MSLLDVADIHTYYGESHILEGVSLEVEDGEVVALIGRNGVGKTTTLRSVLQLTAPRSGSITYRGEELIGKRTHEVADLGVGWIPEERRVFSQLSVAENIRVAVPKGGDVDAALELAFDTFPALDERSEANAGALSGGQQQMLAIARGLVGDNDLLLIDEPSEGLAPQIVADVAEAVQNAAREATILLVEQNLPLAMDLADRFYLLDNGQVVEDGEAVSGVTDDERIRRYLSA from the coding sequence GTGAGCCTCCTGGACGTGGCGGACATCCACACCTACTACGGCGAGAGCCACATCCTCGAGGGCGTCTCGCTGGAGGTCGAGGACGGCGAGGTCGTCGCCCTCATCGGACGCAACGGCGTCGGCAAGACCACGACCCTGCGTTCGGTCCTCCAGCTGACCGCACCCCGGTCCGGGAGCATCACCTACCGTGGCGAGGAGCTGATCGGCAAGCGTACCCACGAGGTGGCCGACCTCGGTGTGGGCTGGATCCCCGAGGAGCGCCGCGTCTTCTCGCAGCTCTCGGTCGCGGAGAACATCCGCGTGGCGGTGCCGAAAGGCGGCGACGTGGACGCGGCACTCGAGCTCGCGTTCGACACCTTCCCCGCGCTCGACGAGCGCAGCGAGGCCAACGCCGGCGCGCTCTCGGGCGGCCAGCAGCAGATGCTCGCCATCGCCCGCGGGCTCGTCGGCGACAACGACCTGCTGCTCATCGACGAGCCCAGCGAGGGGCTGGCGCCGCAGATCGTCGCCGACGTGGCCGAGGCCGTGCAGAACGCCGCCCGCGAGGCGACGATCCTGCTGGTCGAGCAGAACCTCCCGCTCGCGATGGACCTCGCCGACCGCTTCTACCTGCTCGACAACGGGCAGGTCGTCGAGGACGGGGAGGCCGTGAGCGGTGTCACCGACGACGAACGCATCCGGAGGTACCTCAGCGCATGA
- a CDS encoding branched-chain amino acid ABC transporter permease, with the protein MSATLLAVLSAVPALLGELVTLPLVSYIDTLGQFLRPSTLVGVFVRGLSKSAIYVMIASGLTLVFGLMGVLNFAHGSLTMIGAYLGGLIMVLAVTGASGTVQRFAVFFVAVLVVFGALSALGGVVEVGLIRPLYDRPPIYQILLTFGVTLVLDELVRIVTLFYGIQPISEWQAALGTKPEPLTATIELGSTTVSGLALFEILFGVLTVAAVWAFLTRTRYGLVVRAGSEDSEMTEALGIDVRRVFTTVFALGTGIAGIAGALLMWDPVWGASVPLAAETLLPAFVVVIVGGLGTFRGTVVAALIVGMVDAVTTWWFVNAVEFTGLPEMFIFLILVVTLIVRPQGLFGVAEVGGH; encoded by the coding sequence ATGAGCGCGACGTTGCTCGCTGTGCTGTCGGCGGTCCCGGCCCTGCTGGGGGAGCTCGTCACGCTCCCGCTCGTCTCGTACATCGACACGCTGGGGCAGTTCCTCCGGCCGTCGACACTGGTCGGCGTGTTCGTCCGCGGGCTCTCGAAGTCCGCCATCTACGTGATGATCGCCAGCGGCCTCACGCTCGTCTTCGGGCTGATGGGCGTACTCAACTTCGCCCACGGCTCGCTGACGATGATCGGTGCGTATCTGGGCGGCCTCATCATGGTACTGGCCGTGACGGGCGCCTCGGGAACCGTCCAGCGGTTCGCGGTCTTCTTCGTGGCCGTGCTGGTCGTGTTCGGCGCGCTGTCGGCGCTGGGTGGCGTCGTCGAGGTCGGCCTCATCCGGCCGCTGTACGACCGTCCACCCATCTACCAGATCCTGCTCACCTTCGGGGTGACGCTGGTCCTCGACGAGCTCGTCCGCATCGTCACGCTGTTCTACGGCATCCAGCCCATCTCGGAGTGGCAGGCGGCCCTCGGCACCAAACCCGAACCCCTCACGGCGACCATCGAACTGGGGTCGACCACCGTGAGTGGCCTGGCGCTGTTCGAGATCCTGTTCGGCGTCCTCACCGTCGCCGCGGTGTGGGCGTTCCTCACCCGGACGCGGTACGGGCTGGTCGTCCGCGCGGGTAGCGAGGACAGCGAGATGACCGAGGCACTCGGTATCGACGTCCGCCGGGTGTTCACCACCGTCTTCGCACTCGGGACCGGCATCGCCGGCATCGCCGGCGCGCTGCTGATGTGGGACCCCGTCTGGGGGGCCAGCGTCCCGCTCGCCGCGGAGACGCTGCTCCCGGCGTTCGTCGTCGTCATCGTCGGTGGCCTCGGCACCTTCCGGGGGACGGTGGTCGCGGCGCTCATCGTTGGGATGGTCGACGCTGTGACGACGTGGTGGTTCGTCAACGCCGTCGAGTTCACCGGCCTCCCGGAGATGTTCATCTTCCTCATCCTCGTGGTGACGCTCATCGTGCGTCCGCAGGGCCTGTTCGGCGTCGCGGAGGTGGGTGGCCATTAG
- a CDS encoding ABC transporter ATP-binding protein produces the protein MSVLRTAGLTKRFGGLTAVDDVDFELAEDELCSLIGPNGAGKTTFFDLLTGALEPTAGTVELAERDSGGDGTAERAEPSGSVGWVDVTDDPMHATAKRGLHRSYQVTNVFPTSTVLENVRVAAQAHGSDSFRGWRNVNSFEPYLEEAHAILDRVGLAAKADLPAETLSHGEKRQLEVGVALAGDPDVLLLDEPNAGVSSESVDEIIALIEDVADDHAVLLVEHNMDIVMNVSDRIVVLNRGEVIADGPPEAVRDDPAVQEAYLGGYEPGDLSDGADSGGESDRAPSGEADPTGAADPDEPDGGETG, from the coding sequence ATGAGCGTCCTGCGGACAGCGGGGCTCACCAAGCGCTTCGGCGGCCTCACGGCGGTCGACGACGTGGACTTCGAGCTGGCCGAGGACGAGCTCTGCTCGCTCATCGGTCCGAACGGCGCCGGCAAGACCACGTTCTTCGACCTGCTGACGGGCGCGCTGGAGCCGACCGCCGGGACGGTCGAACTCGCCGAGCGCGACTCGGGGGGCGATGGCACCGCCGAGCGGGCCGAGCCCTCGGGCAGCGTCGGCTGGGTCGACGTGACCGACGACCCGATGCACGCGACCGCCAAGCGCGGGCTCCACCGCTCCTACCAGGTGACCAACGTCTTCCCGACGAGCACGGTACTGGAGAACGTCCGCGTGGCCGCTCAGGCACACGGGTCGGACTCGTTCCGGGGCTGGCGCAACGTCAACAGCTTCGAGCCGTACCTCGAGGAGGCCCACGCCATCCTCGACCGGGTCGGGCTGGCGGCGAAGGCCGACCTCCCGGCGGAGACCCTGAGCCACGGCGAGAAGCGCCAGCTGGAGGTCGGTGTCGCGCTCGCGGGCGACCCTGACGTCCTCCTGCTGGACGAACCCAACGCCGGCGTCTCCAGCGAGTCCGTCGACGAGATCATCGCGCTCATCGAGGACGTGGCCGACGACCACGCGGTGTTGCTCGTCGAGCACAACATGGACATCGTCATGAACGTCTCCGACCGCATCGTCGTCCTCAACCGCGGCGAGGTCATCGCCGACGGCCCACCCGAGGCAGTCCGGGACGACCCCGCCGTGCAGGAGGCGTACCTCGGCGGCTACGAACCCGGCGACCTGAGCGACGGGGCCGACTCGGGCGGCGAGTCGGACCGGGCACCGTCCGGGGAGGCCGATCCGACGGGAGCGGCCGACCCGGACGAGCCCGACGGGGGTGAGACCGGGTGA